A stretch of the Gracilinanus agilis isolate LMUSP501 chromosome 4, AgileGrace, whole genome shotgun sequence genome encodes the following:
- the PRSS56 gene encoding serine protease 56 translates to MLPWALGLLSLLSPWGLGAMGAAAPRQERLARTTLQALSEQGTLMLKAVQRKASLAVERAALEYRRRLLGCQACANHTSPCPGLRSQQPPVRHFPGPRKPVTCGLQSRGSADGTGARGRIVGGRAASPGSWPWLVLLRMNGQPMCGGVLVGDAWVLTAAHCFVSLQNELLWTVTLSSTPRDGQEEGIPVNRILPHPKFDPQTFQNDLALVELWSAVPLSEQAWPICLPEEPREPPAGTVCSIAGWGAVYEDGPAAKTVREARVPLLSLDTCRTALGPALLPSTMLCAGYLSGGVDSCQGDSGGPLTCALAGPPLREVLYGITSWGDGCGEPGKPGVYTRVAAFGDWIRQQMSAPPSSREPSCREFLALDSQEDPSAELAHLCSFYERSCPVPGGTSACTRLSRKKCQLHKRRCELRSLVQTLLTLLRNAQDFFSRHLGLLRLARALPGLGLGLLRHSWLPPQAPGDVPVSQGRQEQEVEEEGCPGLALLGQKLAALRGSYAWILQVPPDQLAMDFQEILADLGSRTQKGLFQAQVRAVVGGRRVIFGTMIGLEPATLTYSLPGLLAQALRAFRAGPPT, encoded by the exons ATGCTGCCCTGGGCGCTGGGGCTTCTGAGCCTCCTGTCCCCCTGGGGCCTAGGGGCCATGGGGGCTGCAGCCCCAAGGCAAGAGCGCTTGGCCAGGACCACACTTCAAG CCCTGTCGGAGCAGGGGACTCTCATGCTCAAGGCTGTCCAGAGAAAGGCTTCACTGGCTGTAGAAAGGGCAGCGTTGGAATACAGACGCAGGCTTCTGGGGTGCCAGGCTTGTGCCAACCACACCTCCCCTTGCCCTG GGCTTCGGAGCCAACAGCCTCCCGTCCGCCACTTTCCTGGACCACGGAAGCCAG TGACGTGTGGCCTCCAGAGCCGCGGGAGTGCCGATGGGACGGGAGCCCGCGGCCGAATCGTGGGGGGCCGGGCAGCCTCCCCGGGCTCCTGGCCTTGGCTGGTGCTGCTGAGGATGAACGGGCAGCCCATGTGCGGAGGCGTCCTGGTGGGGGACGCCTGGGTCCTCACTGCCGCTCACTGCTTTGTCAG CCTTCAGAACGAGCTCCTGTGGACAGTGACCCTGAGCAGCACCCCTAGGGATGGGCAGGAGGAGGGGATCCCTGTTAACCGTATTCTGCCCCACCCCAAG TTTGACCCCCAGACCTTCCAGAATGACTTGGCCCTGGTGGAGCTGTGGTCAGCGGTGCCCCTGTCTGAGCAGGCATGGCCCATATGTCTGCCCGAGGAGCCCAGGGAGCCCCCCGCGGGCACCGTCTGCTCCATTGCTGGCTGGGGAGCCGTCTATGAAG ATGGGCCGGCAGCTAAGACCGTGAGGGAGGCCAGGGTACCCCTGCTCAGCCTGGACACTTGCCGGACGGCTCTGGGGCCAGCGCTTCTCCCCAGCACCATGCTCTGTGCTGGCTATCTGTCGGGAGGGGTGGACTCCTGCCAG GGTGACTCAGGGGGGCCCCTGACATGCGCCCTGGCTGGGCCCCCCCTCAGGGAGGTCCTCTATGGTATCACCTCCTGGGGGGATGGCTGTGGAGAGCCGGGCAAGCCCGGGGTGTACACCCGCGTAGCAGCTTTTGGGGACTGGATCCGCCAGCAGATGAGTG CCCCTCCTTCCAGCCGGGAGCCCAGCTGCCGGGAGTTTCTGGCTCTGGACTCCCAGGAGGACCCTTCTGCCGAGCTGGCCCACCTCTGCTCCTTCTATGAGCGCTCCTGCCCTGTGCCCGGGGGCACCAGCGCTTGTACCCGCCTGTCCCGGAAGAAGTGCCAGCTGCACAAGAGGCGATGTG AGCTGCGCTCGCTGGTCCAGACCCTGCTGACCCTGCTCAGAAATGCTCAGGACTTCTTCTCCCGCCACTTAGGGCTGCTCCGTCTCGCTCGAGCACTGCCTGGACTCGGCCTGGGGCTTCTCCGCCATTCCTGGCTCCCTCCTCAAG cTCCTGGAGATGTCCCTGTATCACAGGGGAGGCAGGAGCAAGAAGTGGAAGAGGAAG gctGCCCTGGGCTGGCTCTTCTGGGCCAAAAGCTGGCTGCCCTTCGAGGATCCTATGCCTGGATCCTGCAGGTGCCCCCTGACCAGCTGGCTATGGATTTTCAGGAG ATCCTGGCTGACCTGGGCTCCAGGACCCAGAAGGGACTCTTCCAGGCCCAAGTCAGGGCAGTCGTGGGGGGCCGGAGAGTCATCTTTGGCACCATGATCGGCCTGGAGCCTGCCACCCTCACTTACAGCCTCCCTGGCCTTCTGGCCCAGGCCTTGAGGGCCTTCAGAGCCGGGCCCCCAACATAG